GGCAGAGTGAACGTATGTACGTGCCCGCATCGCAGTGCACTTTAAAGAGGACGAGCCGTTGTTCATACCCGAGGATACGGATGGAATGAATAGTACGGATCCGCAATGAACGTTTCACTGCGCTCTTTTTTGGCGGGCGCTGGTAGACCTTTCCGGTGAACTCAAGTGCCATTTGATCTGCCTGCTCCGGGGGGACATCGCCGTGGAGCCGCATCAGGCAGATGTATTCCTTGTCATGCATGAGAAGGTGCGGGGCGAGCCGGACGGCATTTCCAAGCATTACAAGCAGCACCCCGGATACCTGTGGGTCGAGGGTCCCGGAGTGGCCGACATTGCACCCGAGCATCCTGCCTACCCATGCAGCCACCTGGTGGCTTGACGGGCCTTTCGGTTTGTCGATGACAATCATGCCGGACCCGCTCCAAATGGCAGGACGCTCCATTCCCTGCCCATCTTCCTGCATCAGTTCTCCTTCTTTTTCAGGTATGAGTTGAATGCCTCAAGCGTACCTTCCAGTGATCCGTCACCGACAACGGCTGGCACCATTCCCTTCATGTGCATTGCTGCTGCCGTGACTTCCCCGATTGCCATGACAAGGAGCCCTTCGCGTGGAGTCCACACTGCCTTTGCATGCGACATGGCGCTCGTGAAGAGCACTGCATCCGCACCATTAAGGGGCAGGGGCTGGCCGGTTGGTTCGAGTGAATAACACCTGAACTCGTGTGCGATCCCTCCGGCAGCTGCAATCGCGCCGAGCAGATCGGGGTTCGGGACGTCAGCACGGGGAATCCCGATATGTTTACCTCCTATCCATGCACCAAGATACGGGACAAAGTCCCGGGAATAAAAACTTGGGAGGGTTTCGCACTCGATCTCATAGCTCCGGAGCTCTTTTGCCGTCTGCGGGCCGATTGCGATCACCCGTGGGAACCGGTTGAGAAGCGGTGCGATAATCTTTGCCGGCAGGGCGCTGGTGAAGAACAGGCAGTCAAAGTCCCCCCGTTCAACCGCTTCGGCAAATGCGGTGACTGCACCCTGCTTCACTTCCGAAACAAGCGGGTGGACACTGTAGCACACATGCCCGTATTTTGCACACCGTGCCGCATCGCTCCCCTCTTTTCCCGCAAGGCGCGTGACCGCGATCTTCATACAAAGGATCATTGCCCCAAATAGGATATGACTGTATCCATTTCGGTTCCTTTATCACTCCTGTACCAAACATCTGATCAATGATTGAGATCCTCGTGGGTGTAGGGTTGGGGGTTGCACTGGGCACCTTGAGCGGGATACTCCCGGGCATCCATGCCAATACGCTCGCGGGAGTCCTTCTGAGCCTGCAGGTCGCCATCCTTCCTGTTATCGGCCCCCTTGCGCTTGCCGCAACAATGTTTGCAGCCCTTATCACCCACACCTTTGTCGATGCCATCCCGACAACCTTTCTCGGGATCCCTGATGCGGACACTGCACTTGCGGTACTCCCCGCCCATGCACTCTGTCTTGAAGGAAACGGAGAAGAGGCCGTGCGCATTGCCGCACTGGGGAGTGCATGCGCGATGATCATCGCTGTGCCGCTGTCGGTGCTCTGTTATTTTTTCCTCCCGGCACTCCAGCCCTTCTTTGACTGGGGGATCGGGTTGATCCTTGTCGCCGTGATCGGGTATATGATCGTGACCAGCGAATCGCCCGGGTGGGCGCTTGCGCTGTTTGGGATATCCGGCATCCTTGGGATATTTACCCTCCACTACGGATTTCTTGGCTGGCATTCCCTTGGTGGCACAAGCGCACTGCTTATGCCCCTTCTCACCGGCCTGTTCGGGATCTCGGTCCTTCTGGTGGCATCGCAGGGTATAATGCCGGCCCAGAAATTCAACGGCATCGCTCTTGAGCCCGGATCCGTGGCCCGGGGTTCAGCGATCGGGACGGTTGCCGGTATCGCGGTAGGCTGGCTGCCCGGGCTCTCAAATGCGACCGCAAACGGGGTGCTGGCATCGGTCATCGGGTATGATAAGGACCGCCGGTCGTATATCCTTGCGACAAGCGCGGCGAACACAGCCAATGCGTTTATCGGGCTTGCAGCGCTCTTTGCCCTCTCAAGGATGCGCAACGGCGTCATGGTGGCGCTCTCCGGGATCCCGCTTCCTCCGGCAAGTGCCTTATTTGTTGCCGGGGTGGTCGCAGCCTGTGCTGCTTATGTGATCACCGTGACCCTTTCGCGTTCTGCACACCGGCTTGGCGGGATTGAGGGGCGGTGGCTGAACAGCGCGGTGATCGTGTTTGTTGCTGCAATATGTCTTTTGTTGACCGGGCCGTTTGGGATTTTTATCCTCCTTCTTGCAACCCTTACAGGGCTGGTGCCGCATATGGTCAATGTCCCGAGGATGTACTGCATGGGAGCGGTGATGCTGCCGGTGATGCTCTATTCGTTTGGGATCGGGGGGATCTGATCGCGCCCCCATTGGTTTATACCTCACACTTGCCAAGATTTTATGATGCAGTCCTGCTGGTTTGGAGATATCGGGGATGGGACATGCAGACCCTGCACCGGGAATGCACAGGCCCTTGCTGAACGTGTCATAACACTTCATACCAGCATGGAACAATACGTCCCTTTTGACTGGAAAGCGGCGCTGGACTGCGGTTTCTGCCGCGACCGTGCCGATTACCTCTCGCAACTGCGCACAGTGTGCATGCTCATCGCCGAGATGAAGATCCGGGAAAAGTACCGGAGCCGGGATACCGAACTGCTCCAGATGACAAGGACGCTGGATGAACTCGACACGGTCATCAACCTGCTCACCGAACGTGTGGTGGAATGGCACCAGATCCGGCAGCCGTCGTTCTCCCGGAAATACCGCAGGACGCCTGCGCCCTCCATTGTCAGGATGATTGCGCGGCGTAGCGGGGGCGGGCTCGGCAGGGTGACGGGCGATATTGAGCGCCTGTCTGAAACCCGCACCGTGCTTGCACGCGAGGTGTCGGCGCGGGCGGACGAGGTCATGCCGAACTGCAGCGCCCTTATCGGGGGGCTGGTTGCCGCCCGGCTCCTCCTGCAGGCAGGTGGCTTGGAGCCGCTGGCACGATTACCGGGAAGTGCGATACAGGTGCTTGGTGCACGGACTGCGCTCTTCTCCCACCTCCGTTCCCATACGCCGGCACCCAAACATGGCATCATATTCCAGCACCGCCGTGTTCATAATGCACCACGGGAGTTACGGGGAAAAGTCGCCCGCGTGCTTGCCGCAAAGCTTGCAATCGCCGCCCGCCTGGATTTTTATCGGGGTGTCACAGACCCCGCATTTCTTGAACAGGCACAGGCGCGCATCGACACTGCCGGTGAGGTACCATGATCTGGATGGACGGGGTCCTTGTTTCGCGGGGGGAGGGGGGTGTCTACGGCGAACGGATGCTTGGCGATGCCCGCATATGGGACCCGTACCGGAGCAAACTCTCCGCGCTCTTCTATCTAGGAAAAGGTATCGAACTCGGAAAGGATATGCGGGTGCTCTACCTCGGCGCCGCCCATGGGACGACCGTCTCCCACGTCGCCGATTACACGGACGTGGTGTATGCTGTCGAATTTGCACCACGCCCGATGCAGGATCTCCTTGAAGTCGCGCGCCGGAGAGCAAATGTGGTGCCGATCATGGCGGATGCTGCACAACCAGACCAGTATGCCCCGCTGCTTGAACAGGTCGACCTCCTGTACCAGGATGTTGCCCAGCCCGATCAGGCGGCAATAGCACTGCGGAACCGAATTTTTTTAAAACCCGGGGGTACACTCCTCATCATGCTCAAAACACGGAGTGTTGATACCCGCAGGGAGCCGGCTCTCGTGTTTGACGATACCGTGTCAAAGCTTGGTCTGGGGGGATTGACCGTTAAGGACAGCACATGGCTTGCACCGTACCATCATGATCATGCCGCGATCATCTGCGTAAAACAATAAATAATACGTGATTTTATGAACGGAATATTCAGGATCTCACCAACCGGCCCTCTGCCCCTCATCACGATCATCCTGCTCATCGGGCTGTTTATCCTTATTATCCCACTGCTTATCCTTGGTCTTGCCGGTGCAGCGTTCAGCAGGCTCGGGTTCTCGTGGATTGAGGCGACTGCCGTCATTCTCCTGATGCTTCTGGGAAGTTTTGTGAATATCCCAATCTGGACGTTTCGCGGTTCCAGGCAAATAACAGACACAGGAACACCAGTCGTGTTTGATGCATTCACCGGCGAACCGGTGCCTGATGACCGGCTGTCAACCGGGCTGTTCCTCAACCTTGGCGGTGCGGTGATCCCGTCTGCCGTTACTTTGTTTTTACTCTATCAGTTCCACCATTTGGCAGGGGAATCGCTGCTCCTGCAGGTGTGTGCTGCAATTATTATTGTCGCAACCATAACCGGGGTTTCAACAAGGGTCATACCCGCGTATGGCATCCGTGCACCGATCCTCATTCCCGCAGTTTCTGCAATTGTATCCGGGATCCTTCTGACTGGCAACATCGGGCTTTCCGCCGCCGTTGTCGCATTTGCAGGAGGTACTATGGGAATACTTGTTGGCGCTACCCTTTCTGCAATCAATGCAATCAGAAAAACCGGCATTCCGTCGGTCAGTATCGGAGGAACCGGGATGTTTTGGGCGGTCTTTTTCTGCGGGCTCCTTGCTGCGCTGATTGCTTAAAAAAGCCGGAACTCTGGAATTTGTGGGATTATAAAAAGGGATAGCCCGGAGCAGATTCGAACTGCTGTCGCGAGATCCAGAGTCTCGCATGATTGACCGCTACACTACCGGGCTTTGTGCCCCTCAATTTTCGTGCTGTTGATTAATTAACCTGACGGACATTTCGCGCCATCATACCGCTGTTGCCCTCTTGCACCCGTTGCAGGCACGGCATACCTCTGCAACCGGCTGGATGAGCGCCCCTTTGCCGCAGAACGGTTCGATGTCGTTTACATCCCTGAGGTAGTAAATATGCGGGACAAGGGAGATATGGGTGTAAGTCCCGCACGGCACCCCGAGATGGCCGGAGATGAATTTCTGGAGCTGGACAAGTGCGTACATGTTGGCGCCCGCGGCGGTGAGCATGTCGTTGCTCCGGAACACCACCCGCATGTGTAGTTTACATGACGATAATACATTATCGTCATGGAGTTTCATGGGCGCCCCGTCACGCAGCACGCACTGGACGAGCTGGAGGCACGGGCAGTCATCGAGCTGCTCATCGATCACCGGGTTCCATGTTAATGCAATTGCCCGCCGGCTATTTTTGGATGTTTTGAGTTTTTCGATAATATAGGCGATCTGGTCAACATGGACGTCTTTTCCCTGGCTTGTGAGCCTTTCCCCCCAGTCAAAGAGACGGCCGTGATAATCATATTCAAACGATGCTTTTGAACCCTGCAGCAGGTCACGGGCATACTGTTCCACGAACCTCTGCTGGAACCGGGAGTGCGGGCTCACCACCGGCTCTGCAAGCGGGGTGTCCACCTGCATTGCTACTTCTTCGAACTCGATGGTTGCCTCGTCATCCTCTGTCCGGAGCACCCACCCCTTCTCGAGGATCATTTTGACTACCTGTTCGTGCGCTTTGCCGATCGAGGGTGCCCGGATCAGTCTCATGCATAATCATGGGAAGGTGGTTGCATGTAAACGTGTTGAAATCAAACAAATAGAAAAAGGCGGTATGAAATTAGTCCTTTTGCCTTTTTCATTAAGCCTTCCATGCTGCTTTGCGGCATGGCACGCCCTGAAGAAATGGTCAGGCATTCCATTCGTAACGCCTTTTTGGCTCTGGCTGACATCCCGAAAAATTCCGATGGTTTCTTCTTTTCCCAAAATCCCGTACCGCGGCAGGTGAAACTGGGGATTTTCCAGCAACTGTCTTTGGGTGATCCATTATCCGGTGTCACCTGCTTTATTGTCGGGCAGGGGGGTCGGAGGGGGTCAC
Above is a genomic segment from Methanoregula sp. containing:
- a CDS encoding uroporphyrinogen-III synthase yields the protein MKIAVTRLAGKEGSDAARCAKYGHVCYSVHPLVSEVKQGAVTAFAEAVERGDFDCLFFTSALPAKIIAPLLNRFPRVIAIGPQTAKELRSYEIECETLPSFYSRDFVPYLGAWIGGKHIGIPRADVPNPDLLGAIAAAGGIAHEFRCYSLEPTGQPLPLNGADAVLFTSAMSHAKAVWTPREGLLVMAIGEVTAAAMHMKGMVPAVVGDGSLEGTLEAFNSYLKKKEN
- a CDS encoding tripartite tricarboxylate transporter permease; amino-acid sequence: MIEILVGVGLGVALGTLSGILPGIHANTLAGVLLSLQVAILPVIGPLALAATMFAALITHTFVDAIPTTFLGIPDADTALAVLPAHALCLEGNGEEAVRIAALGSACAMIIAVPLSVLCYFFLPALQPFFDWGIGLILVAVIGYMIVTSESPGWALALFGISGILGIFTLHYGFLGWHSLGGTSALLMPLLTGLFGISVLLVASQGIMPAQKFNGIALEPGSVARGSAIGTVAGIAVGWLPGLSNATANGVLASVIGYDKDRRSYILATSAANTANAFIGLAALFALSRMRNGVMVALSGIPLPPASALFVAGVVAACAAYVITVTLSRSAHRLGGIEGRWLNSAVIVFVAAICLLLTGPFGIFILLLATLTGLVPHMVNVPRMYCMGAVMLPVMLYSFGIGGI
- a CDS encoding RNA-processing protein, coding for MQSCWFGDIGDGTCRPCTGNAQALAERVITLHTSMEQYVPFDWKAALDCGFCRDRADYLSQLRTVCMLIAEMKIREKYRSRDTELLQMTRTLDELDTVINLLTERVVEWHQIRQPSFSRKYRRTPAPSIVRMIARRSGGGLGRVTGDIERLSETRTVLAREVSARADEVMPNCSALIGGLVAARLLLQAGGLEPLARLPGSAIQVLGARTALFSHLRSHTPAPKHGIIFQHRRVHNAPRELRGKVARVLAAKLAIAARLDFYRGVTDPAFLEQAQARIDTAGEVP
- a CDS encoding fibrillarin-like rRNA/tRNA 2'-O-methyltransferase — protein: MIWMDGVLVSRGEGGVYGERMLGDARIWDPYRSKLSALFYLGKGIELGKDMRVLYLGAAHGTTVSHVADYTDVVYAVEFAPRPMQDLLEVARRRANVVPIMADAAQPDQYAPLLEQVDLLYQDVAQPDQAAIALRNRIFLKPGGTLLIMLKTRSVDTRREPALVFDDTVSKLGLGGLTVKDSTWLAPYHHDHAAIICVKQ
- a CDS encoding DUF1614 domain-containing protein — its product is MNGIFRISPTGPLPLITIILLIGLFILIIPLLILGLAGAAFSRLGFSWIEATAVILLMLLGSFVNIPIWTFRGSRQITDTGTPVVFDAFTGEPVPDDRLSTGLFLNLGGAVIPSAVTLFLLYQFHHLAGESLLLQVCAAIIIVATITGVSTRVIPAYGIRAPILIPAVSAIVSGILLTGNIGLSAAVVAFAGGTMGILVGATLSAINAIRKTGIPSVSIGGTGMFWAVFFCGLLAALIA
- a CDS encoding thymidylate synthase, with protein sequence MRLIRAPSIGKAHEQVVKMILEKGWVLRTEDDEATIEFEEVAMQVDTPLAEPVVSPHSRFQQRFVEQYARDLLQGSKASFEYDYHGRLFDWGERLTSQGKDVHVDQIAYIIEKLKTSKNSRRAIALTWNPVIDEQLDDCPCLQLVQCVLRDGAPMKLHDDNVLSSCKLHMRVVFRSNDMLTAAGANMYALVQLQKFISGHLGVPCGTYTHISLVPHIYYLRDVNDIEPFCGKGALIQPVAEVCRACNGCKRATAV